From Arthrobacter sp. FW306-2-2C-D06B, a single genomic window includes:
- a CDS encoding NAD(P)-dependent malic enzyme: protein MSVETITPEQNLTALALSEEEIFTAHEGGKLSVSSTVPLLNKRDLSIAYTPGVAEVSRAIHANPDLARTHTWAERLVVVVSDGTAVLGLGNIGPSASLPVMEGKSALFKAFGDLDSIPLVLNTTNVDEIIETLVRLRPSFGAVNLEDISAPRCFELEERLIEALDCPVMHDDQHGTAVVVLAALTNAAKVTGRELEGLKVVVSGAGAAGIAVSEILLTAGVKDVVLLDSKGIINAERADLVADSGSVKARFAQRTNPRALSGGPAEALQGADVFIGVSSSKLAEEHLKLMNQDSIVFALSNPDPEVLPEVAVKYAAVVATGRSDFPNQINNVLAFPGIFRGALDAGARRITPAMKIAAARAIAALAEDELSADYIVPSPLDPRVAPAVTAAVAAAAE, encoded by the coding sequence GTGTCCGTCGAGACCATCACCCCTGAACAGAATCTGACTGCCCTGGCGCTGAGCGAAGAGGAAATCTTCACCGCCCACGAAGGCGGCAAGCTCTCCGTTTCGAGCACCGTGCCGCTTTTGAACAAGCGGGACCTTTCCATCGCCTACACCCCCGGCGTCGCCGAGGTGAGCCGCGCGATCCACGCCAACCCTGATCTTGCACGCACCCACACGTGGGCCGAGCGTCTTGTCGTGGTCGTCAGCGATGGGACCGCGGTCCTCGGCCTGGGTAACATCGGGCCCAGCGCCTCCCTCCCGGTCATGGAAGGAAAGTCCGCGCTCTTCAAGGCCTTCGGCGATCTCGACTCCATCCCCTTGGTCCTCAACACCACCAACGTGGACGAAATTATCGAGACCCTCGTCCGTCTGCGTCCGAGCTTCGGTGCCGTGAACCTCGAAGACATCTCGGCGCCCCGCTGCTTCGAACTCGAAGAGCGTCTCATCGAAGCGCTCGACTGCCCCGTCATGCACGATGACCAGCACGGCACCGCCGTCGTGGTTCTCGCAGCGTTGACGAACGCCGCCAAGGTGACCGGCCGTGAACTTGAAGGACTGAAAGTTGTGGTCTCCGGTGCGGGTGCCGCCGGCATCGCTGTCTCCGAGATCCTGCTGACCGCGGGCGTCAAGGACGTCGTCCTTCTGGATTCCAAGGGGATCATCAACGCCGAGCGCGCCGACCTGGTGGCCGATTCGGGCAGCGTCAAAGCCCGCTTCGCCCAGCGCACCAACCCCCGCGCCCTTTCCGGCGGACCCGCGGAGGCACTGCAAGGCGCCGACGTGTTCATCGGCGTTTCCTCGTCCAAACTGGCCGAGGAACACTTGAAGCTTATGAACCAGGATTCGATCGTGTTCGCCCTGTCCAACCCGGACCCTGAAGTCCTGCCCGAGGTCGCCGTCAAATATGCAGCCGTCGTGGCCACTGGCCGCAGCGACTTCCCGAACCAAATCAACAACGTCCTGGCCTTCCCCGGAATTTTCCGCGGAGCCTTGGACGCCGGTGCACGCCGCATCACTCCGGCCATGAAGATCGCTGCGGCCCGCGCCATCGCCGCGTTGGCCGAGGATGAACTCTCCGCCGATTACATCGTGCCCAGCCCGTTGGATCCGCGCGTTGCGCCTGCGGTCACGGCGGCGGTTGCCGCTGCGGCCGAATAG
- a CDS encoding TetR/AcrR family transcriptional regulator yields MSEPNSLEPYSLDLAAGLPQMAAAPTTPRQLLRYARILKTAAGFAQRQFDTVSLSDVSTRAHVPLGTLYRYFPSTVHLMLAVYRQQLRELNDSKPASSRCSQQELTGLGMEIFHMRVMQPAVEHCLSRTWDTRDGDIPVLLRDIEALSAEMVAAAIGDAGRARILLHVISGLVQSVNCRRISLFDAEKDLKNACKLIADA; encoded by the coding sequence ATGTCCGAACCGAACTCCTTGGAACCGTATTCGCTGGATCTGGCCGCGGGGTTGCCCCAAATGGCGGCTGCTCCCACCACGCCGAGACAGCTATTGCGCTACGCCCGGATACTGAAAACTGCCGCGGGATTCGCCCAGCGCCAGTTCGATACCGTGAGCCTTTCGGACGTATCTACCAGGGCCCACGTACCGCTGGGGACGCTCTACCGCTACTTTCCTTCCACGGTTCATCTCATGCTTGCGGTCTACCGGCAGCAACTGCGGGAGCTCAACGACTCAAAACCGGCGTCTTCGAGGTGTAGCCAGCAAGAACTCACCGGTCTCGGGATGGAGATATTCCATATGCGGGTCATGCAGCCCGCCGTCGAACACTGTCTGTCCCGCACATGGGATACCCGCGATGGTGACATCCCCGTACTCTTGCGCGATATCGAAGCGCTCTCCGCCGAGATGGTCGCGGCTGCGATCGGCGACGCCGGGAGGGCCAGGATTCTGCTCCACGTCATCAGTGGTCTGGTCCAGTCGGTCAATTGCCGCCGGATCTCACTTTTCGACGCAGAGAAGGACCTCAAGAACGCCTGCAAGTTGATTGCGGACGCGTAG
- a CDS encoding MFS transporter, whose product MSLSDLPGSLPERPATDPALDPAPTQGPTTALAEPVERVRSLWVTGVVLVNVGINAAFFGPIQVLLGQQAIHFDEGQKEAILALVTACGAGVSMVANPLFGAFSDRTTSRLGRRVPWVLFGAILGAAALVALAGAPNVAVMTILWCLVQAGCNGAYAAITAAIPDRVPVPQRGAVGGLAAMGQTVGILAGAVIASVVSGNFSLGYIVCAVALLAGVVLYLFKNDDVPLVREARPPFKLWTFVKGFWISPVKYPDFAWAWLTRFLVNVGNHMVTLYLLFFLKDAVHLEEAQGIKPEFGVLILTGLYAVMVIITSVVGGAISDRMGKRKPLVIVSSVVISIAALILAFEPTWTGAIAGAAVLGIGFGAYLAVDFALITQVLPAALDRGRDLGVINVANSLPQVIAPAIASFFVVFWGGYVSLYVAAAVIGLLGAVFVVKIKGVA is encoded by the coding sequence ATGAGCCTGTCCGATCTGCCCGGTTCATTGCCTGAAAGACCGGCGACGGATCCTGCTCTAGATCCTGCGCCAACACAAGGCCCGACGACGGCGCTCGCCGAGCCCGTGGAGCGCGTCCGCTCGCTGTGGGTCACCGGAGTGGTGCTCGTCAATGTGGGCATCAACGCTGCATTCTTCGGCCCTATCCAGGTGTTGCTCGGCCAGCAGGCCATCCATTTTGACGAAGGCCAGAAGGAAGCCATCCTTGCGCTGGTTACGGCTTGCGGCGCTGGGGTATCGATGGTCGCGAATCCCTTGTTTGGTGCGTTCAGCGACCGCACCACGTCCCGCCTCGGACGGCGGGTACCGTGGGTGCTTTTCGGCGCCATCCTGGGCGCCGCAGCCTTGGTGGCCCTGGCGGGAGCTCCCAATGTGGCGGTCATGACTATTCTGTGGTGCCTTGTCCAGGCCGGCTGTAACGGAGCCTATGCGGCCATCACCGCGGCCATTCCGGATCGAGTACCAGTGCCGCAGCGCGGCGCGGTTGGCGGACTTGCGGCCATGGGCCAGACCGTGGGCATTCTCGCGGGCGCGGTGATCGCGTCCGTGGTTTCCGGGAACTTTTCCCTCGGCTACATCGTGTGCGCTGTTGCGCTGCTGGCAGGCGTCGTGCTCTATCTATTCAAAAATGACGACGTGCCTCTCGTTCGGGAGGCCAGGCCACCGTTCAAACTCTGGACATTCGTCAAGGGCTTTTGGATCTCGCCCGTTAAGTATCCGGACTTCGCGTGGGCCTGGCTGACGAGGTTCCTGGTCAATGTCGGCAACCACATGGTCACCTTGTACTTGCTGTTCTTCCTCAAGGATGCCGTGCACCTGGAGGAAGCGCAGGGGATCAAGCCCGAGTTCGGGGTCCTCATCCTGACGGGCCTGTATGCCGTCATGGTGATCATCACCAGTGTGGTGGGCGGCGCCATCAGCGACCGCATGGGCAAACGCAAACCGCTGGTCATTGTCTCGTCCGTCGTCATTTCGATAGCTGCCCTGATCCTTGCGTTCGAACCCACATGGACGGGGGCCATTGCCGGCGCGGCGGTGCTCGGTATCGGCTTTGGCGCGTATCTCGCGGTCGACTTCGCGCTCATTACCCAGGTGCTGCCTGCAGCCTTGGACCGCGGCCGGGACCTCGGGGTCATCAACGTCGCCAACTCATTGCCGCAAGTGATCGCGCCGGCGATTGCCTCCTTCTTCGTTGTGTTCTGGGGTGGCTACGTCTCGCTGTATGTGGCGGCAGCTGTCATCGGTTTGTTGGGCGCCGTTTTCGTCGTGAAGATCAAGGGTGTTGCGTAG
- the rraA gene encoding ribonuclease E activity regulator RraA — protein MNSPANPINTADLYDERAEDLESISLQFQDLGGVSHFSGPVRTIKCFEDNALVKTILATPGDGAVLVVDGYGSLRTALMGDMIAESAVANGWAGVVINGAIRDRVAIAKLPLGVKALGSNPKKSSKVGRGEVDIPLVLDGVHIEPGNLIYCDPDGILVER, from the coding sequence ATGAACAGCCCAGCGAACCCCATCAACACCGCAGATCTCTACGACGAGCGTGCCGAGGATCTTGAGTCGATATCACTGCAGTTCCAGGACCTCGGCGGCGTCTCGCACTTCAGCGGCCCCGTTCGCACCATCAAGTGCTTTGAGGACAATGCCTTGGTGAAGACGATTCTGGCCACCCCCGGCGACGGCGCCGTGCTGGTGGTGGACGGCTACGGCTCGCTGCGCACAGCCCTCATGGGGGACATGATCGCCGAGAGCGCCGTCGCGAACGGCTGGGCTGGCGTCGTGATCAATGGAGCCATTCGCGATCGCGTGGCGATCGCGAAGCTGCCTTTGGGCGTCAAAGCCCTTGGGAGCAATCCCAAGAAGAGCTCCAAAGTGGGCCGTGGCGAAGTGGACATCCCTTTGGTGCTTGACGGTGTGCATATCGAACCCGGCAACCTGATCTACTGCGATCCTGACGGGATTCTCGTAGAGCGGTGA
- a CDS encoding MDR family MFS transporter, translating to MSNATPVRAAGEVLTHRQTLTVMVGLMLGMFLSSLDQTIVSTSIYTIANDLDGLSLQAWATTAYLITSTVTTPLYGKLSDIFGRRPLYLAAILIFLAGSLYAGSVHSMTELAIARGIQGMGAGGLLALALTIIGDIVALKDRAKYQGYFMSVFGVSSVLGPVVGGAFAGSANILGFDGWRWVFFINLPIGLAALAVVFFYLHLPAKHVKQKIDYWGAGAITLAIVPLLLVAEQGRSWGWTSGNSWICYGLGVIGIIAFLLVERRAGDYALIPLRLFRNITFGLSSLLNFIIGIGMFGAIAMLPMYLQLVKGLTPTEAGLMMITFTVGILFGSITAGRTISASGVFRIFPILGTGILTAAAIVMGLSLGVDTGLWVPGLIAVFFGMGLGFCMQPLTLAMQVSVPPKDMGVGTSTAAFFRSMGGAVGTAVFISMLFSLAADKIASGMKDAMGSTDYLKVLKDPAVAADPANAKLYDFFKNGATNDSLNDTSWLHHANPALTRPILEGFAQSIDTVMLTAAALTGLAFLITFALPNKKLTDPKAAAKESVSAH from the coding sequence ATGTCCAACGCCACGCCTGTGCGGGCCGCCGGAGAGGTCTTGACACACCGTCAGACGCTCACCGTCATGGTGGGCCTCATGCTCGGCATGTTCCTGTCCTCCCTGGACCAGACCATCGTGTCCACGTCCATTTACACCATCGCCAACGACCTGGACGGCCTGTCCCTGCAGGCGTGGGCCACTACGGCCTACCTCATCACATCCACGGTGACCACCCCGCTGTACGGCAAGCTCAGCGACATCTTCGGCCGCCGCCCGCTGTACCTGGCCGCGATCCTGATCTTCCTCGCGGGCTCCCTGTACGCCGGTTCCGTGCATTCCATGACCGAGCTCGCCATCGCCCGCGGCATCCAGGGTATGGGCGCCGGCGGTCTGCTGGCCCTCGCATTGACGATCATCGGCGACATCGTTGCCTTGAAGGATCGTGCCAAGTACCAGGGTTACTTCATGTCCGTCTTCGGCGTTTCCTCCGTCCTCGGTCCCGTGGTCGGCGGTGCTTTCGCAGGCTCGGCCAACATCCTTGGCTTCGACGGCTGGCGCTGGGTCTTCTTCATCAACCTGCCCATAGGCCTGGCCGCACTGGCCGTGGTGTTCTTCTACCTGCACCTGCCCGCGAAGCACGTCAAGCAGAAGATCGACTACTGGGGTGCTGGAGCCATCACGCTGGCAATCGTCCCGCTGCTGCTCGTGGCCGAACAAGGACGCAGCTGGGGCTGGACCTCCGGAAACTCGTGGATCTGCTACGGGCTTGGCGTCATCGGCATCATCGCGTTCCTGCTGGTTGAGCGGCGTGCCGGCGACTACGCGCTGATCCCCCTGCGGCTCTTCAGGAACATCACCTTCGGTTTGTCTTCCCTGCTGAACTTCATCATCGGTATCGGCATGTTCGGGGCCATCGCGATGCTCCCGATGTACCTGCAGCTGGTCAAGGGCCTCACCCCTACCGAGGCGGGCCTCATGATGATCACCTTCACGGTGGGCATCCTCTTCGGTTCCATTACAGCGGGACGGACCATCTCGGCGTCGGGCGTCTTCCGGATCTTCCCGATCCTCGGTACGGGCATCCTGACCGCCGCCGCAATCGTCATGGGCCTGTCCCTCGGCGTCGACACCGGCCTCTGGGTTCCCGGCCTGATCGCCGTATTCTTCGGCATGGGCCTGGGCTTCTGCATGCAGCCCCTCACTTTGGCCATGCAGGTCTCCGTGCCGCCGAAGGACATGGGCGTGGGCACGTCCACCGCGGCATTCTTCCGTTCCATGGGCGGCGCCGTGGGAACCGCTGTGTTCATCTCGATGCTCTTCAGCCTGGCCGCCGACAAGATCGCCTCGGGCATGAAGGACGCCATGGGCAGCACGGACTACCTCAAGGTGCTCAAGGATCCCGCGGTTGCAGCGGATCCCGCCAACGCCAAGCTGTACGACTTCTTCAAGAACGGCGCCACGAACGATTCGCTGAACGACACCAGCTGGCTGCACCACGCCAACCCGGCGCTCACGCGGCCCATCCTCGAAGGCTTCGCACAGTCGATCGACACCGTGATGCTGACCGCCGCGGCGCTCACCGGCCTCGCGTTCCTCATCACGTTCGCTTTGCCGAACAAGAAACTCACGGATCCGAAGGCGGCAGCGAAGGAATCCGTTTCCGCGCACTAG
- a CDS encoding sugar porter family MFS transporter has protein sequence MPNSSSDSRSGVPRKVIGLAVAGAVGGFLFGFDSSVVNGAVDAMKDEFMLSAAVTGFAVAVALLGCAAGAYLAGKVADRYGRIPAMKLGAALFLVSSIGTGLAFSIWDLVFWRLVGGLGIGLASVIAPAYISEISPRQVRGRLASLQQLAITTGIFAALLSDAVLATSAGSAHHALWLGIEAWRWMFIACAVPAAIYGLIAFRLPESPHFLVLNGKEDTARKIFDTLMPGDDTERHIREIRDSIKQDELSTKKGSLRGKAFGLQPVVWIGIILSVLQQFVGINVIFYYSTTLWKAVGFHEQDSLAISVATSVTNILVTLVAIALVDRIGRRPILLTGSIGMAVSLGAMALAFSSASGTGSSVSLAGAWGPVALVAANVFVVSFGASWGPLVWVLLGEIFPSRIRARALGLAAAAQWIANFAITLSFPIMAAGSLPLTYGMYALFAAASFFFVMFKVPETNGMSLEQADTLFVPKGSRPAELAITEPK, from the coding sequence ATGCCCAATTCCAGCTCCGACAGCCGTTCCGGCGTCCCACGCAAGGTAATTGGCCTGGCCGTTGCCGGAGCTGTGGGCGGTTTCCTCTTCGGCTTCGATTCCTCCGTGGTAAACGGCGCCGTGGATGCGATGAAGGACGAATTCATGCTGAGCGCAGCCGTCACGGGCTTCGCTGTGGCGGTCGCGCTGCTCGGCTGTGCCGCAGGGGCGTATCTTGCGGGCAAGGTGGCGGACCGCTACGGCCGTATCCCGGCCATGAAGCTTGGTGCCGCCCTCTTCCTGGTCAGCTCCATCGGGACTGGCTTGGCCTTCAGCATCTGGGACCTGGTTTTCTGGCGCCTGGTGGGCGGCCTGGGAATCGGCCTCGCGTCGGTGATCGCGCCGGCCTACATCTCGGAAATCTCACCGCGCCAGGTCCGCGGCCGGCTCGCGTCGCTGCAGCAGTTGGCGATCACCACCGGTATTTTCGCGGCCCTCCTGTCCGACGCCGTCCTGGCGACTTCGGCGGGAAGCGCGCACCACGCCTTGTGGCTCGGAATTGAGGCCTGGCGCTGGATGTTCATTGCCTGCGCGGTGCCTGCCGCGATCTATGGCCTGATCGCCTTCCGGCTGCCTGAGTCCCCGCACTTCCTGGTCCTCAACGGCAAGGAAGACACCGCACGAAAGATCTTCGACACCCTGATGCCCGGCGACGATACGGAACGCCACATCCGCGAAATCCGTGACTCCATCAAGCAGGACGAGCTCTCCACCAAGAAGGGCTCGCTACGTGGCAAGGCCTTTGGCCTGCAGCCCGTGGTGTGGATCGGCATCATCTTGTCGGTGCTGCAGCAATTCGTCGGCATCAACGTGATCTTCTACTACTCCACCACACTGTGGAAAGCAGTCGGCTTCCACGAGCAAGACTCCCTGGCCATCTCCGTGGCAACGTCCGTCACCAACATCCTGGTCACCCTTGTGGCCATCGCCCTCGTGGACCGCATCGGCCGCCGGCCCATCCTGCTGACGGGCTCGATCGGCATGGCCGTGTCCTTGGGTGCCATGGCGCTGGCCTTTTCTTCCGCCAGCGGGACGGGATCTTCGGTGTCCTTAGCCGGCGCCTGGGGCCCGGTGGCCCTGGTAGCCGCAAACGTGTTCGTGGTGAGCTTCGGCGCTTCGTGGGGACCGTTGGTGTGGGTTCTCCTGGGCGAGATCTTCCCCTCACGCATCCGTGCCCGTGCACTCGGCCTGGCCGCCGCGGCCCAGTGGATCGCCAACTTCGCCATCACCTTGAGCTTCCCTATCATGGCGGCCGGTTCGCTGCCGCTGACTTATGGCATGTACGCGCTGTTCGCCGCGGCGTCGTTCTTCTTTGTCATGTTCAAGGTGCCGGAAACCAACGGCATGTCCCTTGAGCAGGCCGACACCTTGTTCGTCCCGAAAGGCTCCAGGCCCGCAGAGCTCGCGATCACCGAACCGAAGTAG
- a CDS encoding MFS transporter: MKGQLAEQLQPAEETLEAEKASFLKQPKAVWATAIAAVFAFMGIGLVDPILPAIAKNLQASPSQVSLLFTSYFLVTAVAMLVTGFVSSRIGGKKTLMTGLALIVVFASLSGLSGSVGELVGFRAGWGLGNALFVATALAVIVGVASGGTGTAIILYEAALGLGISLGPLLGALLGGWQWRAPFFGTAVLMAISFIALLALLPKTARPATKARLRDPLLALGHKGLRTTAASALFYNYGFFTILAFTPFILGMDAYGIGSVFFGWGVAVAVFSVFVAPVLQRRFGTTNVLVGTLGALLLDLVGLGLAAGHSVTAVVVLVIVAGALLGINNTLYTELAMEVSDSPRPVASAGYNFVRWMGGALAPFVAAQLGEHFGPQIPFFAAALALAFAILVAVGGRRYLKSHEPHLV; this comes from the coding sequence ATGAAAGGCCAGCTCGCAGAGCAACTGCAGCCAGCGGAAGAAACACTCGAGGCCGAAAAGGCCTCGTTCCTCAAGCAGCCCAAAGCCGTGTGGGCCACGGCGATTGCCGCCGTCTTCGCCTTCATGGGCATCGGCCTGGTGGACCCGATCCTGCCGGCCATCGCCAAGAACCTCCAGGCCAGCCCCAGCCAAGTGTCGTTGCTCTTCACGAGTTACTTCCTGGTGACCGCCGTCGCGATGCTCGTGACCGGGTTCGTTTCTTCCCGGATCGGCGGCAAAAAGACGCTGATGACCGGCCTGGCCCTGATTGTCGTCTTCGCCTCGTTGTCAGGCCTGTCGGGAAGCGTGGGTGAGCTGGTCGGATTCCGCGCTGGTTGGGGACTTGGCAACGCCCTCTTCGTGGCCACCGCGCTTGCCGTGATTGTCGGCGTCGCGAGCGGCGGAACCGGGACTGCGATCATCCTGTACGAAGCCGCCCTTGGCCTCGGCATTTCCCTCGGCCCATTGCTCGGCGCGCTTCTCGGCGGCTGGCAATGGCGCGCACCGTTCTTCGGCACCGCGGTCCTCATGGCCATTTCCTTCATCGCCTTGCTGGCCCTGCTGCCCAAGACCGCGAGGCCGGCCACGAAGGCCCGTTTGCGTGACCCGCTCCTTGCCCTGGGCCACAAAGGCCTTCGCACTACCGCGGCCAGCGCCCTGTTCTACAACTACGGCTTCTTCACTATCCTGGCCTTCACGCCCTTCATTCTCGGGATGGACGCCTACGGTATCGGCTCCGTGTTCTTTGGTTGGGGCGTGGCCGTGGCCGTGTTCTCGGTCTTCGTGGCACCCGTGCTGCAGCGTCGCTTCGGTACCACCAACGTCCTGGTCGGCACCCTCGGGGCCCTTTTGCTGGACCTCGTCGGGCTGGGACTGGCCGCGGGGCACTCGGTGACCGCCGTCGTCGTGCTTGTCATTGTGGCGGGCGCCCTGCTGGGCATCAACAACACGCTCTACACGGAACTGGCCATGGAGGTTTCCGATTCGCCGCGTCCTGTGGCTTCGGCCGGTTACAACTTCGTGCGGTGGATGGGCGGGGCGCTGGCTCCGTTTGTCGCGGCGCAGTTGGGTGAGCACTTCGGCCCGCAGATCCCGTTCTTCGCCGCGGCCCTTGCGCTTGCGTTCGCAATCCTCGTGGCTGTCGGCGGACGCCGCTACCTGAAGTCGCACGAACCGCACCTCGTGTAA
- a CDS encoding MarR family winged helix-turn-helix transcriptional regulator, with amino-acid sequence MNTDQADDALLALAQSFREALRQSVYVMRRLDSEEQLSSAQLGVLKMALDGGARVGGIARNLGVKVPSATEQIIKLERAGLVKREADPDDSRAVRVAATAAGRAAVENADRRRNEFIAGILGTLSQAERDAVQAALPVFDKINHSVQN; translated from the coding sequence ATGAACACCGATCAAGCTGACGACGCGCTCCTCGCCCTCGCCCAATCATTCCGGGAAGCCTTGCGGCAGAGCGTCTACGTGATGCGCCGCCTCGATTCCGAGGAGCAACTCAGCTCGGCCCAGCTTGGCGTCCTCAAGATGGCGCTCGACGGCGGTGCCCGCGTCGGGGGGATCGCCCGGAACCTTGGGGTCAAAGTCCCAAGCGCCACGGAGCAGATCATCAAGCTTGAGCGCGCAGGCCTGGTCAAACGCGAAGCAGACCCGGACGACTCCCGTGCCGTCCGTGTCGCCGCAACCGCGGCGGGACGTGCCGCCGTCGAGAATGCCGACCGGCGCCGCAACGAATTCATCGCCGGGATCCTCGGAACGCTGAGCCAGGCGGAACGCGACGCGGTCCAAGCCGCCCTTCCGGTGTTCGACAAGATCAACCATTCAGTCCAGAACTGA
- a CDS encoding GNAT family N-acetyltransferase has product MSHTNPGVKPLLSMVLDEGVFTLRRAHWEDLPAILRLLAADQLGGSRENAEDVGPYLQAFQQINEDPAQLLVVGHLNGACVATFQLSFIPGLARKGSLRCQIEAVRVAAELRDHGVGAAMMQWAIEEARNRGCTLVQLTSDKSRKDAHRFYERLGFVASHEGMKLVL; this is encoded by the coding sequence ATGAGTCACACAAATCCAGGCGTGAAGCCGCTGTTGAGCATGGTTCTGGACGAAGGAGTCTTCACCCTCCGCCGCGCCCACTGGGAGGACCTGCCCGCCATCCTGAGATTGCTCGCGGCGGATCAGTTGGGCGGTTCCCGTGAAAACGCCGAGGACGTCGGCCCTTATCTGCAGGCGTTTCAGCAGATCAACGAGGATCCGGCCCAGTTGTTGGTGGTAGGCCACCTGAACGGCGCCTGCGTCGCGACATTCCAGCTGAGTTTCATCCCGGGGCTGGCCCGGAAAGGCTCGTTGCGCTGCCAGATCGAGGCCGTGCGCGTTGCCGCGGAGTTGCGGGACCATGGCGTCGGTGCGGCCATGATGCAATGGGCGATCGAAGAGGCGCGGAACCGGGGCTGTACCCTGGTCCAGCTCACGAGTGACAAGTCCCGCAAGGACGCCCATCGCTTCTATGAGCGGCTGGGTTTCGTCGCCAGTCACGAGGGGATGAAGCTGGTGCTGTAA
- a CDS encoding amino acid permease, whose amino-acid sequence MSHQTTTGQRTASSKDSEPHLARSLSNRHIQLLAIGGAIGTGLFMGSGKTISVAGPSVIFVYMIIGFMLFFVMRAMGQLLLSNLNYKSFSDFAGDLLGPWAGFFTGWTYWFCWVVTGVADVIAIAGYANELWPGVPLWIPGLATIAILLLLNLPTVKAFGETEFWFALIKIVAIAALIIVGIVMISTGFKSDAGAASLTNLWSHGGFFPKEFMGFVAGFQIAVFAFVGIELVGTAAAETKNPEHNLPRAINAIPVRVMLFYVGALIILMSVIPWTEFKAGHSPFIAMFSLAGLGIAATVVNLVVLTSAMSSANSGIYSTSRMVFGLANDGDAPKVFGRLSSRKVPQNALFLSCVLLLGGVALLYAGKDIGAAFDMVTTVSAVCFMFVWSIILASYLVFRKRRPRLHEASTFKMPGGIVMVWVVFAFFGFLVWALTTQPDTLTALLVTPIWFAVLAAAYALVRKSPLHQARVAEWKAMAETETTAVETAAR is encoded by the coding sequence ATGTCTCACCAGACAACAACAGGGCAACGCACTGCCTCCAGCAAAGACAGCGAGCCGCATCTGGCGCGCTCACTGAGCAACCGCCACATCCAGTTGCTTGCGATCGGCGGCGCCATCGGCACAGGCCTCTTCATGGGCTCCGGAAAGACCATCTCCGTCGCCGGGCCGTCCGTGATCTTCGTGTACATGATCATCGGCTTCATGCTGTTCTTCGTCATGCGCGCCATGGGCCAGCTCCTGCTCTCCAACCTGAACTACAAGTCCTTCAGCGACTTCGCCGGCGACCTCCTTGGTCCCTGGGCAGGCTTCTTCACGGGCTGGACCTACTGGTTCTGCTGGGTGGTAACAGGGGTGGCCGATGTCATCGCCATCGCGGGCTACGCCAATGAGCTCTGGCCGGGTGTGCCGCTCTGGATTCCGGGCCTCGCGACCATCGCCATCCTGCTGTTGCTCAACCTCCCCACGGTGAAGGCCTTCGGCGAGACTGAGTTCTGGTTCGCCCTCATCAAGATCGTTGCCATCGCCGCTTTGATCATCGTGGGCATCGTCATGATCTCCACCGGCTTCAAGTCCGACGCCGGAGCCGCTAGCTTGACCAATCTCTGGAGCCACGGCGGCTTCTTCCCCAAGGAATTCATGGGCTTCGTCGCCGGCTTCCAGATCGCGGTCTTCGCGTTCGTGGGCATCGAACTCGTGGGCACAGCCGCGGCCGAGACCAAAAACCCGGAGCACAACCTGCCCCGCGCCATCAACGCCATTCCCGTCCGCGTGATGCTGTTCTACGTCGGCGCGCTCATCATCCTGATGTCCGTCATTCCCTGGACCGAGTTCAAGGCCGGCCACAGCCCGTTCATCGCCATGTTCTCCCTCGCCGGACTGGGCATCGCGGCAACCGTGGTGAACCTCGTGGTCCTGACCTCCGCCATGTCCTCGGCCAACTCGGGCATCTACTCGACGTCGCGCATGGTGTTCGGCCTGGCGAACGACGGCGATGCCCCCAAGGTGTTCGGCCGCCTTTCCAGCCGTAAAGTCCCGCAGAACGCCCTGTTCCTGTCCTGCGTGCTTCTCCTCGGCGGCGTCGCACTGCTCTACGCCGGCAAGGACATCGGCGCAGCCTTCGACATGGTCACCACCGTGTCCGCCGTCTGCTTCATGTTCGTTTGGTCGATCATCCTGGCCAGCTACCTTGTCTTCCGGAAGCGCCGGCCCCGGCTGCACGAGGCATCGACCTTCAAGATGCCCGGAGGGATCGTCATGGTGTGGGTGGTCTTCGCCTTCTTCGGCTTCCTGGTCTGGGCCCTGACTACGCAGCCGGACACGCTCACGGCCCTGCTCGTAACGCCCATCTGGTTCGCGGTCCTCGCCGCGGCGTACGCCCTGGTCCGGAAGTCGCCGCTGCACCAGGCCCGCGTAGCCGAGTGGAAAGCCATGGCCGAAACCGAAACCACCGCCGTCGAAACCGCCGCCCGCTAG